A portion of the Halococcus hamelinensis 100A6 genome contains these proteins:
- a CDS encoding metal-dependent hydrolase: MLPWGHLAFGYVCYSGLVRWFSRRRPDGYGFAFVALGTQLPDLVDKPLAWTVDLLPSGRSLAHSAFTATLASTAVWTVCRRRGRPDLGAAFAVGYASHLVGDGYRALLAGRYAALSSFGWPFLPPPRFDHGGGIVDHFRGLSFTPTFAFDLVLVVLAVVVWVVDGAPGWSAVGERLARLVDRTRERESAIR; the protein is encoded by the coding sequence ATGCTACCCTGGGGGCACCTCGCGTTCGGCTACGTCTGCTACTCCGGTCTCGTCCGGTGGTTCTCCCGACGACGCCCGGACGGCTACGGCTTCGCGTTCGTCGCGCTCGGCACCCAGCTTCCCGACCTCGTCGACAAGCCGCTCGCGTGGACGGTCGATCTGCTCCCGAGCGGGCGGTCGCTCGCCCACTCGGCGTTCACCGCGACGCTCGCCAGCACGGCCGTCTGGACCGTCTGTCGCCGACGCGGCCGTCCGGATCTCGGGGCCGCGTTCGCCGTCGGCTACGCCTCCCACCTCGTCGGCGACGGCTACCGGGCGCTCCTCGCCGGGCGGTACGCCGCTCTCTCGTCGTTCGGTTGGCCCTTCCTCCCGCCCCCGCGGTTCGACCACGGGGGCGGGATCGTCGACCACTTCCGAGGTCTCTCGTTCACGCCCACCTTCGCGTTCGATCTCGTTCTCGTCGTTCTCGCCGTCGTCGTCTGGGTCGTGGACGGCGCACCGGGGTGGTCGGCGGTCGGGGAACGGCTCGCGAGGCTCGTCGACCGAACCCGCGAACGGGAGAGCGCTATCCGATAG